One genomic region from Lacerta agilis isolate rLacAgi1 chromosome 13, rLacAgi1.pri, whole genome shotgun sequence encodes:
- the WFIKKN1 gene encoding WAP, Kazal, immunoglobulin, Kunitz and NTR domain-containing protein 1 — MPFWTFLGKGSKREGGQRRLGAEQHLRDPMLPSLILSLLSLLAEGASLQPIRMSHLGVCPNQLNPNLWVDAQSTCERECQADQDCEGFEKCCTNVCGLRSCVAARYADGSLSSLELVQEATCESFVCTQQGSDCDIWDGQPVCKCKDRCEKEPNFTCASDGLTYYNKCYMDAEACIRGISLAVVPCKYIFTWPNTSPVPMETTAHPTPGTGTELPIPPALYNNPFHQLVYVGGTVSFHCDVSGRPRPDITWEKQSDHQENFIMRPDQMYGNVVVTNIGQLVIYNAQPEDAGIYTCTARNSAGLLRADFPLSVVKREHSRGEPKASSPPQLPPGECLKEPDKQECEAYQVRWHFDSKRGLCTTFRYGGCGANQNHFDTYEECQLACVNNAINLCTLPIVQGPCKNWEPRWAYNHLMKQCHSFIYGGCEGNENNFDGKESCEDVCPFPKMLQCKACRLKSKMVPSLCRSDFAIVGRLMEIIEDQDSGIARFALDDILKDEKMGLKFFNIKYLEVTLTDMDWNCPCPNMTTEDGPLIIMGEVQEGMAVLDPNSYVRTANDKRVKKIHELLEKKTCELLNRFQD, encoded by the exons ATGCCTTTTTGGACTTTCCTCGGGAAGGGCTCGAAGCGAGAGGGCGGCCAGCGACGGCTCGGAGCGGAGCAGCACCTTCGCGACCCCATGCTGCCTTCACTCATCCTGTCTCTGCTGTCTCTCCTGGCAGAAGGGGCTAGCCTGCAACCAATCAGGATGAGCCACCTAGGGGTGTGCCCCAACCAGCTGAACCCCAACCTGTGGGTGGATGCGCAGAGCACCTGCGAGAGGGAGTGCCAGGCCGATCAG gACTGCGAAGGCTTTGAGAAATGCTGCACCAATGTCTGTGGCCTGCGGAGCTGCGTGGCAGCCCGCTATGCAGATGGAAGCCTCTCCTCGCTGGAGCTGGTGCAAGAAGCCACATGTGAGAGCTTTGTGTGCACGCAACAGGGCTCAGACTGTGACATCTGGGATGGGCAGCCTGTCTGCAAGTGCAAAGACAGGTGCGAGAAGGAACCCAACTTCACCTGCGCCTCCGACGGACTCACCTACTACAACAAGTGCTACATGGACGCCGAGGCCTGCATCCGGGGCATCAGCCTGGCCGTGGTGCCGTGCAAGTACATTTTCACCTGGCCCAACACCAGCCCGGTGCCGATGGAGACCACAGCTCACCCGACACCTGGCACAGGCACCGAGCTGCCCATACCACCGGCCCTCTACAACAACCCCTTCCACCAGTTGGTCTATGTGGGGGGCACGGTCAGCTTTCACTGCGACGTGAGTGGGCGGCCACGCCCTGACATCACGTGGGAGAAGCAGAGCGACCACCAGGAAAACTTCATCATGCGGCCCgaccagatgtatggcaacgtgGTTGTGACCAACATCGGCCAGCTGGTCATCTACAACGCCCAGCCGGAGGATGCCGGGATCTACACCTGCACGGCCAGGAACTCTGCCGGGCTCCTGAGGGCAGACTTCCCGCTGTCTGTTGTTAAGAGAGAGCACTCCAGAGGGGAGCCGAAGGCATCCAGCCCTCCTCAGCTCCCGCCCGGCGAGTGCCTGAAGGAGCCTGACAAGCAGGAATGCGAGGCCTACCAAGTCCGCTGGCATTTTGACTCCAAGAGAGGCTTGTGCACCACTTTCCGCTATGGCGGTTGTGGGGCTAACCAGAACCACTTCGATACCTACGAAGAGTGCCAACTGGCCTGTGTCAATAACGCCATCAACCTCTGCACTCTCCCCATCGTGCAGGGCCCCTGTAAGAACTGGGAGCCCCGCTGGGCCTACAACCACCTGATGAAGCAGTGCCACTCCTTCATCTACGGCGGCTGCGAAGGCAACGAGAACAACTTTGACGGCAAGGAGAGCTGCGAGGACGTCTGCCCCTTCCCCAAGATGCTGCAGTGCAAAGCCTGCCGCCTGAAGAGCAAGATGGTGCCCAGCCTCTGCCGCAGCGACTTCGCCATCGTAGGGCGGCTGATGGAGATCATCGAGGACCAGGATTCTGGCATTGCTCGCTTTGCCCTGGATGACATTCTCAAGGACGAGAAGATGGGCCTCAAATTCTTCAACATCAAGTACCTGGAGGTGACCTTGACAGATATGGACTGGaactgcccctgccccaacatGACCACCGAGGACGGGCCTCTCATCATCATGGGCGAGGTGCAGGAAGGCATGGCGGTCCTTGACCCCAACAGCTACGTCCGGACCGCCAATGACAAGCGGGTCAAGAAGATCCATGAGCTGCTGGAGAAGAAGACGTGCGAACTTCTCAACCGGTTCCAGGACTAG